A window of Diospyros lotus cultivar Yz01 chromosome 14, ASM1463336v1, whole genome shotgun sequence contains these coding sequences:
- the LOC127790215 gene encoding uncharacterized protein LOC127790215 isoform X1, which translates to MASMSMDISTAFIRVVNNQAAPLCRVRTSPLPFLRRSRPHAARSFWIVAVQPRFQILSFDFSKSNRFRHRFAAAATAQTESSDVLTKIPPDDRVPATIITGFLGSGKTTLLNHILTAEHGKRIAVIENEYGEVDIDGSLVAAKAAGAEDIIMLNNGCLCCTVRGDLVRMISELVSRKKGKFDHIVIETTGLANPAPIIQTFYAEDEVFNEVKLDGVVTLVDAKHAGFHLDDVKPKGVVNEAVEQIAYADRIIVNKTDLVGEPEVASLIQRIRNINHMAHMKRTQFGKVDLDYVLGIGGFDLERIESAVNSEGSDHDSHGHDHDHHHHHHHDHDHKHEHHDDHHSHDHTHDPGVSSVSIVCEGSLDLEKANMWLGTLLLERSDDIYRMKGLLSVEGMNERFVFQGVHDIFQGSPDRLWHPDEPRINKIVFIGKNLNARELEKGFKACLL; encoded by the exons ATGGCTTCAATGTCGATGGACATATCGACTGCTTTCATTCGAGTGGTCAACAATCAAGCCGCTCCACTCTGCAGGGTCCGGACCTCGCCCTTGCCCTTTCTACGCAGATCCAGACCTCACGCCGCTCGGAGTTTCTGGATCGTCGCTGTCCAGCCCAGGTTTCAGATCCTCTCCTTTGACTTCTCCAAGTCGAATCGATTCCGTCACCGCTTCGCCGCCGCGGCCACGGCGCAGACTGAGAGCTCCGACGTTTTGACGAAGATTCCACCCGATGATCGAGTTCCCGCCACCATAATCACTGGTTTTCTCGGTTCTGGGAAG ACAACTTTATTGAACCACATATTGACTGCGGAACATGGGAAACGCATTGCAGTGATTGAGAATGAG TATGGTGAAGTAGATATTGATGGTTCATTAGTTGCTGCAAAAGCTGCTGGGGCTGAGGACATAATTATGCTCAATAATGGATGTCTGTGTTGCACAGTGAGAGGTGATCTTGTGAGGATGATTTCTGAATTAGTCAGTAGGAAGAAAGGGAAATTTGATCATATTGTAATAGAGACTACAG GATTGGCAAATCCAGCGCCAATCATTCAGACATTCTACGCAGAGGACGAGGTTTTTAATGAAGTTAAGCTAGATGGTGTAGTCACATTGGTGGATGCTAAACATGCTGGTTTCCACTTGGATGATGTTAAACCAAAAGGTGTGGTCAATGAAGCAGTAGAGCAAATTGCTTATGCTGACCGCATTATAGTAAACAAG ACTGATCTTGTTGGTGAGCCAGAAGTTGCTTCATTAATTCAACGGATAAGG AATATAAATCATATGGCTCATATGAAGCGGACCCAGTTTGGGAAAGTTGATTTGGACTATGTTCTTGGGATTGGAGGCTTTGATTTGGAGAG AATTGAGAGTGCTGTTAACAGTGAAGGTTCTGATCATGATAGTCATGGCCACGATCAtgaccaccaccaccaccaccaccatgatCATGACCACAAACATG AGCACCATGATGATCACCATTCCCATGATCATACTCACGATCCTGGTGTTTCTTCAGTGAGCATAGTTTGTGAAGGAAGCTTAGACCTTGAGAAG GCTAACATGTGGTTGGGTACGTTACTTTTAGAAAGGAGTGACGACATATATAGGATGAAAGGTCTCCTATCTGTTGAGGGTATGAATGAGCGATTTGTCTTCCAg GGGGTTCATGACATATTCCAAGGTTCACCTGATCGATTGTGGCATCCCGACGAACCAAGAATAAACAAGATTGTTTTCATAGGAAAGAACTTGAATGCACGGGAACTAGAGAAGGGTTTCAAGGCCTGTTTACtgtga
- the LOC127790215 gene encoding uncharacterized protein LOC127790215 isoform X2 → MASMSMDISTAFIRVVNNQAAPLCRVRTSPLPFLRRSRPHAARSFWIVAVQPRFQILSFDFSKSNRFRHRFAAAATAQTESSDVLTKIPPDDRVPATIITGFLGSGKYGEVDIDGSLVAAKAAGAEDIIMLNNGCLCCTVRGDLVRMISELVSRKKGKFDHIVIETTGLANPAPIIQTFYAEDEVFNEVKLDGVVTLVDAKHAGFHLDDVKPKGVVNEAVEQIAYADRIIVNKTDLVGEPEVASLIQRIRNINHMAHMKRTQFGKVDLDYVLGIGGFDLERIESAVNSEGSDHDSHGHDHDHHHHHHHDHDHKHEHHDDHHSHDHTHDPGVSSVSIVCEGSLDLEKANMWLGTLLLERSDDIYRMKGLLSVEGMNERFVFQGVHDIFQGSPDRLWHPDEPRINKIVFIGKNLNARELEKGFKACLL, encoded by the exons ATGGCTTCAATGTCGATGGACATATCGACTGCTTTCATTCGAGTGGTCAACAATCAAGCCGCTCCACTCTGCAGGGTCCGGACCTCGCCCTTGCCCTTTCTACGCAGATCCAGACCTCACGCCGCTCGGAGTTTCTGGATCGTCGCTGTCCAGCCCAGGTTTCAGATCCTCTCCTTTGACTTCTCCAAGTCGAATCGATTCCGTCACCGCTTCGCCGCCGCGGCCACGGCGCAGACTGAGAGCTCCGACGTTTTGACGAAGATTCCACCCGATGATCGAGTTCCCGCCACCATAATCACTGGTTTTCTCGGTTCTGGGAAG TATGGTGAAGTAGATATTGATGGTTCATTAGTTGCTGCAAAAGCTGCTGGGGCTGAGGACATAATTATGCTCAATAATGGATGTCTGTGTTGCACAGTGAGAGGTGATCTTGTGAGGATGATTTCTGAATTAGTCAGTAGGAAGAAAGGGAAATTTGATCATATTGTAATAGAGACTACAG GATTGGCAAATCCAGCGCCAATCATTCAGACATTCTACGCAGAGGACGAGGTTTTTAATGAAGTTAAGCTAGATGGTGTAGTCACATTGGTGGATGCTAAACATGCTGGTTTCCACTTGGATGATGTTAAACCAAAAGGTGTGGTCAATGAAGCAGTAGAGCAAATTGCTTATGCTGACCGCATTATAGTAAACAAG ACTGATCTTGTTGGTGAGCCAGAAGTTGCTTCATTAATTCAACGGATAAGG AATATAAATCATATGGCTCATATGAAGCGGACCCAGTTTGGGAAAGTTGATTTGGACTATGTTCTTGGGATTGGAGGCTTTGATTTGGAGAG AATTGAGAGTGCTGTTAACAGTGAAGGTTCTGATCATGATAGTCATGGCCACGATCAtgaccaccaccaccaccaccaccatgatCATGACCACAAACATG AGCACCATGATGATCACCATTCCCATGATCATACTCACGATCCTGGTGTTTCTTCAGTGAGCATAGTTTGTGAAGGAAGCTTAGACCTTGAGAAG GCTAACATGTGGTTGGGTACGTTACTTTTAGAAAGGAGTGACGACATATATAGGATGAAAGGTCTCCTATCTGTTGAGGGTATGAATGAGCGATTTGTCTTCCAg GGGGTTCATGACATATTCCAAGGTTCACCTGATCGATTGTGGCATCCCGACGAACCAAGAATAAACAAGATTGTTTTCATAGGAAAGAACTTGAATGCACGGGAACTAGAGAAGGGTTTCAAGGCCTGTTTACtgtga